One genomic segment of [Phormidium] sp. ETS-05 includes these proteins:
- a CDS encoding ABC transporter ATP-binding protein: MTKFKYSGKAIILVWQTSRNLTIIIAILTLLGGLVPAAIALVGKSIVDSVVAANQSGLEADKLKTIYWVILEAVLVMGMAGIGRGLSVAQSLLRVLLGQKVNEMILEKALTLSLVHFEDSEFYDQMTMARREASSRPLSLVNRTFKLVQDGLKLVTYGGLLLQFSPWVVVVLSLASFPAFISETRFSNAAFRLFRWRSPETREQTYLETLIAREDYAKEVQLYQLGQIFLQRYRDIFGLLYREDRNLTLQRGIWGYLLSLLSTAAFYLTYIWIVIATISGKISLGEMTMYLVVFRQGQSTFSESLSAIGGLYEDNLYLSNLYDFLEQEIPHTYGNAKLGNIPGDGLRFENVSFTYPGSDTPALNHISFHLKPGEKLAIVGKNGSGKTTLIKLLTKLYLPDQGRITLDGLDLREWDADTLRRRIGVIFQDFVRYQFTIGENVGVGDVDNLWEADQWETAAEKGMARPFIDTMPERFKTRLGRWFKGGMEISGGQWQKIALSRAFMRRGADILVLDEPTAAMDAEAEFEIFQRFGEFTEHQMVVLISHRFSTVRMANNILVIESGKLIEQGSHAELLAAGGMYARLFAIQAAGYQ, from the coding sequence ATGACCAAATTTAAATACAGTGGTAAAGCCATAATTCTGGTGTGGCAAACCAGCCGCAATCTCACCATAATTATTGCGATTTTAACCTTATTAGGTGGATTGGTGCCTGCGGCCATAGCCCTAGTGGGTAAATCCATTGTGGATAGCGTCGTAGCCGCCAATCAATCTGGATTAGAAGCAGATAAATTAAAAACTATTTACTGGGTCATATTAGAAGCCGTATTAGTGATGGGAATGGCCGGGATAGGACGGGGGTTGAGTGTGGCTCAATCCCTGTTACGAGTGCTGCTGGGGCAAAAAGTTAATGAAATGATTTTAGAAAAAGCCCTCACTCTGTCTTTAGTTCACTTTGAAGATTCAGAATTTTATGATCAAATGACAATGGCGCGGCGGGAAGCATCCAGCCGTCCTTTGAGTTTAGTTAACCGCACTTTTAAACTGGTGCAAGATGGATTAAAGTTAGTCACTTATGGCGGTTTATTGCTCCAGTTCTCTCCTTGGGTGGTAGTGGTACTTTCCCTCGCCTCGTTCCCCGCTTTTATTTCGGAAACCCGCTTTAGTAACGCCGCTTTTCGCCTGTTCCGCTGGCGATCGCCCGAAACCCGAGAGCAAACCTACCTAGAAACCCTCATTGCCCGCGAAGACTACGCCAAAGAAGTCCAACTCTACCAACTAGGGCAAATATTCCTGCAACGCTATCGCGATATCTTCGGTCTTTTGTACAGAGAAGACCGCAACCTCACCCTGCAACGCGGTATCTGGGGATATCTTCTAAGTTTACTCAGTACCGCCGCCTTCTACCTCACCTACATCTGGATTGTCATCGCCACCATATCTGGTAAAATCTCCCTCGGAGAAATGACCATGTATTTAGTAGTTTTCCGCCAAGGACAGTCCACATTTTCCGAAAGTCTCAGCGCGATCGGCGGTCTCTATGAAGACAACCTCTACCTCTCCAACCTATACGACTTTTTAGAGCAAGAAATTCCCCACACCTACGGCAACGCCAAATTAGGCAACATCCCCGGAGACGGGTTGCGCTTTGAAAACGTCAGCTTTACCTATCCCGGTAGCGACACCCCCGCCCTCAACCACATCTCATTTCACCTCAAACCAGGGGAAAAATTAGCCATAGTAGGCAAAAACGGCTCCGGCAAAACCACATTAATTAAACTGCTGACCAAACTATATTTACCAGACCAAGGTAGAATTACCCTCGACGGTTTAGACTTGCGGGAATGGGATGCCGATACTCTGCGGCGACGCATCGGCGTCATCTTCCAAGATTTTGTCCGCTACCAATTCACGATCGGCGAAAATGTGGGCGTAGGCGATGTAGATAATTTATGGGAAGCAGACCAGTGGGAAACCGCCGCCGAAAAAGGCATGGCTCGCCCTTTTATTGATACCATGCCAGAGAGATTTAAAACCCGGTTAGGCAGGTGGTTTAAAGGCGGCATGGAAATTTCCGGCGGTCAATGGCAAAAAATCGCCCTTTCCCGTGCCTTTATGCGTCGTGGTGCTGATATATTAGTCTTAGATGAACCCACCGCCGCAATGGACGCTGAGGCAGAGTTTGAAATTTTCCAACGTTTTGGCGAATTTACCGAACATCAGATGGTAGTTTTAATCTCTCACCGCTTTTCTACGGTACGTATGGCGAATAATATTTTAGTCATTGAATCAGGGAAATTGATAGAACAAGGCAGCCACGCTGAATTATTAGCGGCTGGGGGGATGTATGCCCGATTATTTGCCATTCAGGCTGCGGGATATCAGTAA
- the psbZ gene encoding photosystem II reaction center protein PsbZ produces MSILFQIALAALVLLSFVMVIGVPVAYASPQTWDQSKPLLYIGSGVWVALVLLVGALNYLVA; encoded by the coding sequence ATGTCAATCTTGTTTCAAATCGCCCTGGCGGCTCTAGTTCTGCTCTCTTTCGTGATGGTGATCGGCGTTCCCGTCGCCTACGCCAGCCCCCAAACTTGGGACCAATCTAAACCCCTGCTATACATCGGTTCCGGTGTGTGGGTGGCTTTAGTGTTGCTGGTGGGTGCTTTAAATTACTTGGTGGCTTAA